Genomic window (Euhalothece natronophila Z-M001):
GATGAATTGGGTATCAATCGTGACTCCACCTACAATTAACGCGATTGCGCTTACTGCAGTAATTAAACCAAATTGCCACTGTTTCATAACTGTTTGCTCTTATTTTGATCATTTATAGCAATTCAAAAAATATTGATAATTCGGCTAATCTGTACCTTTTACGCAATCGCGCTACTGGCTGTTGTCGAGAAATGTCAAAGGAGGGCAAGCAACAGCATTCTCTAGGGATGTCTCATCAGTATCTACAGCGTCAGGGTCATCAGCAATCGCCGCCTTAATATCTTGATCACTCAAAGCTCTTACCTGTTCCCAATCAGTTTGCCCTTGCGTTTCCCAAATGTCTTTAGCGGAGACTCGGGTATGTTGATTGGTATTTTCTGCGCTCATATAAACGACGGTTATCATATCATCTCCTATCTTACCAGTGGCTAGGATTCTTTCCTCGCTATCCCTATACTCTTGCTCACTTCTCCATTGGACGGTATTTCCCCAGAAAATTTTGGCGGCCTCGAAAAAATCAATTTTATGTTTTTTTAGATTCTTTTGTCGTTTTGCTTCATCCCAATCAAATTCGAGCATTAGTTTCTTATAATTGATTTTTCCTGCGTTTCAGGAATTATAATTTTTAAGGTCAACTCAGTTAATCCCTATCTGGGGCTGGAGGTATTTTGTCAATATTCGACATTAACTCCCAAATCTAATCGTTCAACTGGGTTACGAGTTAAATTCTGTTCAATGGTATGAAAATCATTTCCTTTCGGGATAATCCCTTGTTCAAATTCTAGAATGACTTTTAAGTTAACATCGGCAGTGGCGTTAGGTTGATTAAGTAAGGTGTTGATATTGTTAACAAAGCCTTGAAAGCCTTTATACTCTCCTTGATATTCTAAACGGAGAAATTGTCCCCCAGCTTGAATCGTAACAGTTTGCTCAATTTCGGGATTGAATCGACTTAGCAAGCCAATTCCTGTTACTAATTTTCGATAGTCCATGAGTTGGGAAACAGATAATTCAAATCGTTTAATCAATTGAATCTTCTCATCATCAGCGCGATCGCGCAATTGATTAAATACAGCTTTTGGTGTTCCTTGAAACTCTAGAAAAGTCGGCTTTTGAACATCAAAAATCGTCTGATTTGTCCCAACAGTTGGGGAAGAAGAAGTCGTTTTAGTGCTATAAAGCGTCACCGTTTCTTCTTTTTCTAAAGTTTCCCCTTCTCCATAGTCAGCAACCACCCGAAAGCGAGTAGTTTCTTGGACTTCTGCTTCGTATTCATCAGAAGGGCGAAAATCATCACGAATTAATTGTTCACCTTGATATAAACTAACTCTTAAAGCTCCCTTAGCCTTCCAACGCACCCGTACTGGTTTTTGCGGTGTCGAAGCAGGCATTAATTGTAAATTTAAATCAATTTCTTTGGGCTGTGGCGGTTCTAAAATTCCCCGACGATATAAGACCATGCGCTCAGAAAATTCAATATTCTCTGGAGGAGAAATGGCAGCATTATTAGTTTTAATATAAACCTTTTCTCCCACTTTTAAATCCCATTGTCCTTCCATAATTCCCCGTCTTATGGTAGTTCGGAGTTTTGGAACTTCTGCTTCTATCAGCAAATTCAGGGCAATATTTTTAGCAAATTGTTCTTTTAGATTTTTGGTACTCCAATGCTCTATCCCTTTTGGCCAAACTTTTTGTAAAATATAAGCAGGAGCGAAAGGTTTGGCATCATTTTCTAATTCAGCACGGATTTTTCCACAGTCTCGGAGTGCTTTTAAGATCACTTCTTGCTGATTACTTTTTCCCTTAACGGTACTAGAATCATTTGCAGGTAAAGTGTAGTGCATTAACCCTTGAGGGGCTTTCACCTCATCTTTTGTCGGATAAAATAAATGACGATAAGTATTAGTTAAAGCAATCCGAACATCTAAATCTAATTTCCCATTCTTTTCCTTTAATTGCTTTTTTTGATTTTCCGAGATATCCTCTAAACGATTAGGACTATTAAGAATATTTTGGATAGCAATATGTTCTCGATTGAGATTAATGGCTTGTTCTAATTGTTGTTTATTAGCCACTAAAAATAGGAGACGATTTCGATAAGTCCGAAAACTTCCCGATTCTCCTGTTTTATTAAAGATATTTTCCACAAGGAGAGGGGGGCTATCTTGGGAAGAAGTAATGCTTTCTTCGTCAAAGTCGATGATACAAAGGGCGATGGGAGTTGCGACATCATCAACATCGGCAGGGGAATCTGGAGAGGAGATAAGTTGAAACTGTTTAGAAGCGAAAATGCTATCACGGCGGGATCGTAAATTCTCTTTAGCTTCAACTTTTCCCACTTGTTCTTTCTCTTCTGTAATAATTTTATTAATAGAGGGTTCTTCTTTAAATCGCGCAATCGTGGTAACAGGATCCACTTCTAAATACCAAGCGACTGAGGCTAAACGGGTCAAGGCTTCATCAACAAAACTAATTTCCACATGAGGAGTCAGCAGAGATAAATTGAGTTCTGCACGCCGTATTCCTGAAGAAATGCCTTGAGTGAGAGAATGGAGAAAAATTGATCGCGCTACCCAAGTCGTAAAAGGAGGTTTATCTGCAATGCGCCACTGTTCATCTTGAATTTGGGCATAGGCTTGTCTTCCACTAGGGTTATAAATATCAGCTTGTACAGGATTCCGCATTAATGGACGTTGCAAGCGCGAGGTTAATTCATTGGTCACTTTCGGATTCAACCCAACGGGGAGATGATGGGTATGGATGAGAGGAACCCATTGTGCAGTATCCTGCCATAAGTGTTGGACAACGAGAGCAAATAAACGCAGTGCGCCCCTAGTGCGTTGAAATTCAGGGATAGAGGCAATTTTTTGTGTTAGCAGTCGGAATAGTTCAGGATGGAAGGGATAACTATTTTCAATCGCTTCTGCGTAACT
Coding sequences:
- a CDS encoding BrnT family toxin, translated to MLEFDWDEAKRQKNLKKHKIDFFEAAKIFWGNTVQWRSEQEYRDSEERILATGKIGDDMITVVYMSAENTNQHTRVSAKDIWETQGQTDWEQVRALSDQDIKAAIADDPDAVDTDETSLENAVACPPLTFLDNSQ
- a CDS encoding ATP-binding protein gives rise to the protein MLRSIFETCSPRREIQSGELTETIFAAKIRPVVEGTAPSVYQDANQFFANTFPTDGIKTLIREVFARLTGNEEGSSVIRLETSFGGGKTHDAIALWHICQQGRNIPELDRFTDHLKIIPDYATQVAAIDGRDLDPINGIYHKDTGITTYTLWGEIAYQIGGVRGYDLLKGSDESGISPGTSVIERLVDNHPTVIILDEIARYLRSAKARTVGNSDLARQVVSFLFSLMDLAAASNQVIFVYSLASASDTFSEETSELNELVRASARQERVLSPSTDIEIYNIVKQRVFETVSTEAAQEAAKAYLNCYRGARIDLPDGCKEASYAEAIENSYPFHPELFRLLTQKIASIPEFQRTRGALRLFALVVQHLWQDTAQWVPLIHTHHLPVGLNPKVTNELTSRLQRPLMRNPVQADIYNPSGRQAYAQIQDEQWRIADKPPFTTWVARSIFLHSLTQGISSGIRRAELNLSLLTPHVEISFVDEALTRLASVAWYLEVDPVTTIARFKEEPSINKIITEEKEQVGKVEAKENLRSRRDSIFASKQFQLISSPDSPADVDDVATPIALCIIDFDEESITSSQDSPPLLVENIFNKTGESGSFRTYRNRLLFLVANKQQLEQAINLNREHIAIQNILNSPNRLEDISENQKKQLKEKNGKLDLDVRIALTNTYRHLFYPTKDEVKAPQGLMHYTLPANDSSTVKGKSNQQEVILKALRDCGKIRAELENDAKPFAPAYILQKVWPKGIEHWSTKNLKEQFAKNIALNLLIEAEVPKLRTTIRRGIMEGQWDLKVGEKVYIKTNNAAISPPENIEFSERMVLYRRGILEPPQPKEIDLNLQLMPASTPQKPVRVRWKAKGALRVSLYQGEQLIRDDFRPSDEYEAEVQETTRFRVVADYGEGETLEKEETVTLYSTKTTSSSPTVGTNQTIFDVQKPTFLEFQGTPKAVFNQLRDRADDEKIQLIKRFELSVSQLMDYRKLVTGIGLLSRFNPEIEQTVTIQAGGQFLRLEYQGEYKGFQGFVNNINTLLNQPNATADVNLKVILEFEQGIIPKGNDFHTIEQNLTRNPVERLDLGVNVEY